A window of the Aliivibrio salmonicida LFI1238 genome harbors these coding sequences:
- a CDS encoding tandem-95 repeat protein, which produces MAIGNNNDNEDLNGAVEQVVTEDSSSSSNSPTGNQNNQQSTMANTVATGTDAVAPLIADDESQQNDEDDSSGSPIVENSEESNTEAVNDDESNEANDDTGSNVVDGELDEDESTDSNAPKAPSSGDTQNVGGESSGLEPASPNAQNSDSPAPNGRSSSVSSGAEGTGSEGEVFRDGSIDTHTFGVNVEPERSVYSNELENSDVTTDTMTFAVNVSPVNDAPTAVDKLFTMQEDGVITFTAEELLAGSADIDSETLHIDTVTYTGINGVLSENMDGSFSFAPNENFNGHVDLSFTVSDSEATVEANIGLTIEGVNDIPVAGATSYQVDEDHVLTFNNQQLLANSSDVEGDVAVQSVVYSGFEGELVDHEDGTYSFTPNENYYGELNFDVVIIDDEGTIASTTANIQIVSINDPVIAVDDSELGASESLIRLDSAPEHGTLEYLNDEFEWVEMVVGEEYPADTEVQFVANVEDVQSATCDIEVGSFDNNTETTIFDGTARTSDWGEVSGNTAVFTKEGVTITTETTNGDLFAWNGAGTAMGAGIGDTSDNGLSNDDKLIVTIEGEDVNQITFQLDGLGSWFDESDSHATEVMITAYDAEGNVIDSQGDYRESGDFQDEYSFTTNQPVHHFELGTSGGGGTYVVQNMTVSRTLSEELQLVTIQPDGSETNSEFTLDLNYNTAGQPIDVTEELINVDGDITSTPIQVLEDGRLILNVSDLLANDTDADGDPLTIVDVHTTDNSHGEVTLTEDGQILYTPDPNYSGEADFHYVVTDGNGSFDSATVTVDVIPQQDAPITTGNLELTIDEDGTITLTQEELLANAVDVDGDDLTASNLSVGENADIVENEDGSFTITPDEDFNGQLDIRFDVSDGIDVVAAGIDLTVDAVNDLTVVSGDVSASTDEDHSITITQAQLLANAADIDGDALSVFDLVAENAEIVSHDDGSFIITPHQDFNGMINVNYGIHDGTDTVASNLQLTVDPVNDAPTFTEANFVANEDGSILITASELLQNASDIDGDTLSISGISVPEDQGMVVQDENRDWLYTPNPDASGEVALTVSVSDGTVAVDFASTISITPDADAPTLTLSLGNASITDFPAEDDGNVNDILAQWSTDNTSGLIETNQESVYTGVDDGRGRVIELEAHPGDESNIYQDLDLQAGETISLTFDYSAREGYVGEGSQIDVYFDGQLIDSITQPTVGWSTYNYELTATTDNPRLEFDAPGSDSLGGVLDKIQIVEVPVEDQNIGIDISAALTDIDGSESMQSVLVENIPEGAMLSDGVNTFTATADENSVDVNEWAQNDVQFLPAENFSGEVNLQVSATSVENSNGDTETTTSPLTFTVEAVADAPELVITDGDGQVIEEGDEIRDDANIIELNLGAELVDQDLSETLSVTVGGAPEGSVIHYDGSTIINDQTNGLTSYADTNITVTFEGEDAGFQNSAGYYIVEEDGSISGVELIYDNASQQGSGGNLIPGSSSFSFGIEEGQSFNLFVVPNGFNHNNFNSMQNGQFVFRDEDGSQSTMSSVDPQLIFINEDGIETLVRSQNGDTVYHGGNSTNLNQDGVEHTRTTMNEQGELVYGIEDLYGGGDRDYDDFTFTIDLGEVNQSIYSGEIPVIGDDPIVIPTVILDQVLTLELPEGFNDEFDLIIEATSTEESNQDSATTTQTIHIDAIEYAPEVTPISAVIDEDSSITLTQDELLANATDINGDDLIATNLVVTNGGATVVLNEDGSYTITPDENVNGALEVSFDVNDGLHTVATELQLAVTPINDAPIAPTIVVSESEDDVLLIDPNFILSQASDIDNVDLILESISIRSPAQASLTQNQEGLYQVVVPEHFNGPIDIAYVVSDGELSTEGTVNVNIIPVDDAPFQSGNAHVATDEDGAITFNSADLIDLFGDVDSALTVSRVITAEGEEAEGTVIDNEDGTWTFTPTDDFAGTTGLQVVVTDGSTEVSMDMNVYIRPVADGVAITTSFDGPLVFPEDSTGHFGLNIEQLDTSEIMTSVVMTGYPVGFVVSDGEHTVTITEEGQGVDIGDWNLDSMTMVPPADFNGNFFVTVSVVSLDEVEDPADNPITQELGSNHSDESPFELDDDGYALLLSADLLNSLDNNNAENVISDVIYSGDNGTLIDNDNGTWSFWTNPDYDGEVNVNFSTSDGVSHHVILTQDSVESDSAPITQTNIAEPQGAQTEPETEADYTVAPGDTLNIDIPTEISENADVDHIHIIGLPDGVEPTQGLSDGEGNYVISDTSQPITLSIDESVSGDVRVEMMGMTAMDDPIDGAVGFSLIDVDSSYEMQGSSADNADASVQGGDDSSGQDWTTADNTDVGVDVMDDSSSFDSATQETTADDDLSMLNDN; this is translated from the coding sequence ATGGCTATTGGTAATAATAATGACAACGAAGATCTAAATGGTGCAGTTGAGCAAGTAGTAACCGAAGATAGCTCATCTTCTTCAAATAGCCCTACGGGTAATCAAAATAATCAACAATCCACAATGGCGAATACAGTTGCAACAGGGACTGATGCCGTTGCTCCATTAATTGCCGATGATGAATCACAACAGAATGACGAAGATGATTCGAGTGGTTCACCAATAGTAGAAAATTCAGAAGAAAGTAACACTGAAGCCGTTAATGATGATGAAAGTAATGAAGCAAATGATGATACTGGTTCAAATGTGGTTGATGGTGAGTTGGATGAGGATGAATCTACTGACTCTAATGCGCCTAAGGCACCATCTAGTGGCGACACTCAAAATGTAGGAGGCGAGTCTTCAGGTTTGGAACCTGCGTCTCCAAATGCTCAAAATTCTGATTCGCCAGCCCCTAACGGCCGCTCGTCTTCTGTCAGTAGTGGTGCCGAAGGTACTGGTTCTGAAGGCGAGGTATTTAGAGATGGAAGCATCGATACTCATACCTTTGGTGTCAATGTAGAGCCTGAACGATCCGTTTATTCAAATGAATTAGAAAACTCAGACGTCACCACTGATACGATGACGTTTGCGGTTAATGTGTCTCCAGTGAACGATGCGCCAACCGCGGTCGATAAACTATTTACGATGCAAGAAGATGGTGTTATCACGTTTACGGCAGAAGAATTGTTAGCAGGATCTGCGGATATTGATAGTGAAACGCTACACATTGATACCGTGACTTATACCGGTATCAATGGGGTACTGTCTGAAAATATGGATGGCAGTTTTTCTTTTGCGCCAAATGAAAATTTTAATGGTCATGTTGATCTGAGCTTTACGGTTTCAGACAGTGAAGCAACGGTTGAGGCCAATATTGGGCTAACGATTGAAGGGGTTAACGATATCCCTGTTGCGGGAGCGACCTCTTACCAAGTAGATGAAGATCATGTGCTTACATTTAATAATCAACAATTACTTGCTAATTCAAGTGATGTTGAAGGTGATGTAGCGGTTCAATCGGTTGTTTATTCTGGTTTTGAAGGCGAATTGGTTGACCATGAAGATGGGACATACTCATTTACACCAAATGAAAATTACTATGGTGAATTAAACTTTGATGTCGTCATTATTGATGATGAAGGAACGATTGCAAGTACAACGGCAAATATTCAAATCGTGTCTATTAATGACCCTGTTATTGCAGTAGATGACTCAGAATTAGGAGCAAGTGAGTCTCTGATTAGACTTGATTCTGCACCAGAACACGGTACGTTAGAATACTTAAATGATGAATTCGAATGGGTTGAAATGGTGGTGGGGGAAGAATACCCAGCTGACACTGAAGTTCAATTTGTCGCTAATGTAGAAGATGTGCAATCTGCCACTTGTGATATTGAAGTTGGAAGTTTTGATAATAATACCGAGACCACTATTTTTGATGGCACAGCAAGAACCTCTGATTGGGGTGAAGTGAGTGGTAACACTGCGGTATTTACCAAGGAAGGTGTCACGATTACAACCGAAACCACCAACGGTGACTTGTTTGCTTGGAATGGTGCTGGTACAGCAATGGGAGCCGGTATTGGTGATACAAGTGACAATGGATTATCTAATGATGATAAGTTAATTGTCACCATTGAGGGCGAAGATGTAAACCAAATCACATTCCAACTTGATGGTCTTGGTAGCTGGTTCGATGAATCTGATTCTCATGCTACTGAAGTGATGATTACGGCTTATGACGCAGAAGGTAATGTTATCGATTCTCAAGGTGATTACCGAGAATCGGGTGATTTTCAAGACGAATATTCATTTACAACAAACCAACCTGTACATCACTTTGAATTAGGAACCTCAGGCGGAGGAGGAACTTACGTTGTTCAAAATATGACGGTATCTCGTACACTGTCAGAAGAACTTCAACTTGTTACTATTCAACCGGATGGTAGTGAAACCAACAGTGAATTCACGCTTGATTTAAACTACAACACTGCAGGTCAGCCCATTGATGTAACCGAAGAGTTGATCAATGTTGATGGCGATATTACCTCAACACCGATTCAAGTGCTAGAAGACGGTCGATTAATATTGAATGTCAGTGATTTATTAGCCAATGATACCGATGCCGATGGTGATCCTCTTACTATCGTTGATGTGCATACCACGGATAATTCTCATGGTGAAGTGACATTAACTGAAGATGGACAAATACTTTATACGCCAGATCCAAACTATTCAGGAGAGGCCGATTTCCATTATGTCGTAACCGATGGTAATGGTTCGTTTGATTCAGCAACCGTTACTGTCGATGTTATCCCTCAGCAAGATGCGCCAATTACAACGGGTAACCTTGAGCTTACTATTGATGAAGATGGGACAATTACCTTAACTCAAGAAGAATTATTAGCGAATGCTGTCGATGTTGATGGTGATGACTTAACGGCATCGAATCTTTCTGTGGGTGAGAATGCTGACATTGTTGAGAATGAGGATGGCTCATTTACGATTACTCCTGATGAGGATTTTAATGGTCAGTTAGACATTCGTTTTGATGTGAGTGACGGCATTGATGTTGTTGCAGCAGGAATTGATTTAACCGTCGATGCAGTAAATGATTTAACGGTGGTTTCTGGTGATGTATCGGCATCAACGGATGAAGATCATTCGATCACGATTACTCAAGCGCAATTATTAGCAAACGCTGCAGATATTGATGGTGATGCTTTATCTGTATTTGATTTGGTTGCTGAAAATGCAGAAATAGTGTCGCATGATGATGGTTCATTCATTATTACGCCGCACCAAGATTTTAATGGGATGATTAATGTTAATTATGGTATTCATGATGGAACCGATACCGTAGCATCGAATCTACAGTTAACGGTTGATCCTGTAAACGATGCCCCTACATTTACAGAAGCCAATTTTGTTGCTAATGAAGACGGCTCGATTTTAATCACGGCTTCTGAGCTACTGCAAAATGCATCAGATATTGATGGTGATACACTTTCTATTTCTGGAATTTCAGTCCCTGAAGATCAGGGCATGGTTGTTCAAGATGAAAATAGAGATTGGCTATATACCCCAAACCCTGATGCGAGTGGAGAGGTGGCATTAACGGTGAGTGTTTCTGATGGAACCGTCGCTGTTGATTTCGCTTCAACGATCAGCATAACCCCAGATGCCGATGCTCCTACCTTAACGCTTTCACTGGGTAATGCTTCGATTACTGATTTCCCCGCAGAAGATGATGGCAACGTTAATGACATCCTTGCACAGTGGAGCACTGATAATACGTCAGGTCTCATTGAAACAAATCAAGAGTCTGTTTATACCGGCGTTGATGATGGGCGAGGCCGAGTTATTGAACTTGAAGCTCACCCTGGTGATGAGTCGAATATCTATCAAGACTTGGATCTTCAAGCGGGAGAAACGATCTCTTTAACATTTGATTACTCAGCACGAGAGGGTTATGTCGGAGAAGGGTCACAAATTGATGTTTATTTTGATGGTCAACTGATCGACAGTATTACTCAACCCACGGTTGGTTGGAGTACTTATAACTATGAATTAACCGCAACAACAGACAATCCGCGTCTGGAGTTTGATGCTCCAGGAAGTGACAGTTTAGGCGGTGTACTTGATAAGATACAAATCGTAGAAGTACCCGTTGAAGACCAAAATATCGGAATTGATATTAGTGCGGCTCTAACGGATATCGATGGATCTGAAAGCATGCAATCGGTGCTTGTCGAGAATATACCTGAAGGCGCAATGTTGAGTGATGGTGTTAATACCTTTACCGCAACAGCAGATGAAAACTCGGTAGATGTAAACGAATGGGCGCAAAATGATGTGCAGTTTTTACCAGCAGAAAATTTCAGTGGTGAAGTGAATCTTCAAGTGTCTGCTACATCAGTAGAGAATTCAAATGGAGATACAGAGACAACAACGTCACCATTAACATTTACTGTTGAAGCGGTGGCTGATGCACCAGAGCTAGTGATTACCGATGGCGATGGGCAAGTGATTGAAGAAGGAGATGAAATTCGAGATGATGCTAATATCATCGAATTGAATTTGGGTGCCGAGTTGGTAGACCAAGATCTTTCTGAAACGTTAAGTGTGACGGTTGGTGGTGCACCAGAAGGCAGTGTGATTCATTATGATGGAAGTACCATTATTAATGATCAAACCAACGGCTTAACCAGTTATGCAGATACCAATATTACCGTGACTTTCGAAGGTGAAGATGCAGGATTCCAAAACTCTGCAGGTTATTACATTGTAGAAGAAGATGGGTCAATTTCGGGTGTTGAGCTGATTTATGATAATGCTTCACAACAAGGTTCCGGTGGGAATTTGATCCCGGGTAGCTCTTCTTTCTCGTTTGGTATTGAAGAAGGACAAAGCTTTAACTTATTTGTTGTGCCAAATGGGTTTAACCATAATAACTTTAACTCGATGCAAAATGGTCAGTTTGTATTTAGAGATGAAGACGGTTCTCAATCAACAATGAGTTCTGTTGACCCACAATTAATATTTATTAATGAGGATGGCATTGAAACTCTGGTTCGGAGCCAAAATGGGGATACGGTTTATCATGGTGGTAACAGCACTAACTTAAATCAAGATGGCGTTGAACATACTCGAACCACGATGAATGAACAAGGTGAACTGGTTTATGGCATTGAGGATCTTTATGGTGGTGGCGATCGAGATTACGATGATTTTACCTTTACCATAGATTTAGGTGAAGTGAATCAATCCATTTATAGCGGTGAAATCCCAGTGATTGGTGATGATCCTATTGTTATCCCTACCGTGATTTTGGACCAAGTATTAACACTTGAATTACCCGAAGGGTTTAATGATGAATTTGATTTAATCATTGAAGCAACATCAACGGAAGAATCGAACCAAGACAGTGCAACAACAACACAAACAATCCATATTGATGCCATTGAGTATGCACCTGAAGTCACGCCAATAAGCGCAGTAATTGATGAAGACAGTTCAATTACACTAACTCAAGATGAGTTGTTAGCAAATGCGACCGACATTAATGGTGATGATTTAATCGCGACGAATCTTGTTGTTACGAATGGGGGGGCAACTGTTGTCTTAAATGAGGATGGTTCATATACCATTACTCCAGATGAAAACGTGAATGGTGCTCTTGAAGTGAGTTTTGATGTGAATGACGGATTGCATACCGTTGCGACAGAACTTCAATTGGCGGTGACTCCAATTAATGATGCGCCTATTGCTCCAACGATAGTGGTAAGTGAAAGTGAAGATGACGTATTACTGATTGACCCTAATTTTATCTTATCTCAAGCAAGCGATATCGATAATGTGGATCTGATCCTTGAAAGTATTAGCATTCGTTCACCAGCACAGGCGTCACTGACTCAGAATCAAGAGGGTTTATATCAAGTTGTTGTGCCTGAACATTTCAACGGGCCAATTGATATTGCTTATGTCGTCAGCGACGGTGAGCTAAGTACCGAAGGAACGGTAAATGTGAATATCATCCCTGTTGATGATGCGCCATTCCAATCGGGGAATGCACATGTAGCGACGGATGAAGATGGTGCAATCACCTTCAATAGCGCGGATCTTATTGACCTATTTGGTGATGTAGATAGTGCATTAACGGTATCAAGGGTGATCACGGCAGAGGGGGAGGAAGCAGAAGGTACCGTCATTGACAATGAGGATGGTACGTGGACATTTACTCCAACAGATGACTTTGCTGGTACAACGGGTCTACAAGTCGTTGTTACCGATGGTTCGACAGAAGTTAGCATGGACATGAATGTGTATATTCGTCCTGTTGCTGATGGCGTTGCTATAACGACCAGTTTTGATGGGCCATTGGTCTTCCCTGAAGATTCAACGGGTCATTTCGGGCTGAACATTGAGCAATTAGATACCTCTGAAATTATGACGAGTGTTGTGATGACAGGGTACCCAGTTGGGTTTGTTGTTAGTGATGGCGAGCATACCGTAACGATAACTGAAGAAGGCCAAGGTGTTGATATTGGTGATTGGAACCTAGATAGCATGACAATGGTACCGCCAGCGGATTTCAACGGTAATTTCTTTGTTACCGTGTCGGTTGTGTCATTGGATGAAGTCGAAGATCCAGCAGATAACCCGATTACCCAAGAATTGGGCAGTAATCATTCGGATGAGTCTCCTTTTGAGCTTGATGATGATGGTTATGCTCTATTATTGAGTGCTGATTTACTGAATTCTCTTGATAATAATAACGCTGAGAATGTCATTTCTGATGTGATATATTCAGGAGACAACGGAACTCTTATTGATAATGATAACGGGACGTGGAGCTTCTGGACAAATCCAGATTATGATGGAGAAGTAAATGTCAATTTCTCAACATCTGACGGTGTAAGTCACCACGTTATTTTGACACAAGACAGCGTAGAGAGTGACTCTGCACCAATAACTCAAACGAATATTGCAGAGCCTCAAGGAGCACAAACTGAACCAGAAACAGAGGCGGATTATACCGTTGCGCCGGGGGATACTCTTAATATAGATATTCCGACGGAAATATCTGAAAATGCAGACGTTGATCATATTCATATTATTGGCCTACCTGATGGTGTGGAGCCAACTCAAGGTTTATCGGATGGAGAGGGTAATTATGTAATCAGTGATACTTCTCAACCGATTACACTTAGTATAGATGAGAGTGTTTCTGGCGATGTCAGAGTTGAGATGATGGGAATGACAGCAATGGATGATCCTATTGATGGTGCGGTTGGTTTCAGCTTGATTGATGTAGATTCAAGTTATGAAATGCAAGGGAGTAGTGCAGATAATGCGGACGCGTCGGTTCAAGGTGGTGATGATTCATCAGGCCAAGATTGGACAACTGCAGACAATACCGACGTTGGTGTCGATGTAATGGATGACAGCTCAAGCTTTGATTCAGCAACTCAAGAAACAACGGCAGACGATGATTTATCGATGCTTAATGATAATTAA
- a CDS encoding HlyD family type I secretion periplasmic adaptor subunit: MSNLDKIIERSINNTHIERFNNTEDGEKKVSTHKIFIVIVVFTLFLLVWSSQATIDITVSTRGEALLDSDVEKVQHLEGGILNEVYVSPGDLVFKGQKIALLTSKDRVSELSSTQYEITGLQIEQQKYNALISNSTPNFTAYINFPELVETHSLSWEEESNRNRSSDELILHDIKHKQSLIASMQRRVKSSNSQLGLIKQQLKIKQQLFDEEMASYVDVLNMKVQHMNMVREIENLREGILNEEFQLVRLEKLLDDTQKTRSTEYYAKLTEVNKQLKIKLTQLPTISDKVDRLLVFSPVDGTVDKVNYNYLSAIISPGDSIADITPLKNTLHAEVKIPRKDVGFIEKGQEVKLKFDAYNFAKYGVITGSISSISRSSYEEKEEEYYLAKIDITQNYLERNGIKYHISPYMEFTADIKTGNRKIIDYALKPVMAALDESFDER; encoded by the coding sequence ATGAGTAATTTAGATAAAATTATAGAACGATCCATCAACAACACTCATATCGAGCGATTTAACAATACGGAAGATGGTGAAAAAAAAGTCTCTACTCATAAGATTTTTATCGTTATTGTCGTATTCACTCTGTTTCTGTTGGTTTGGTCTTCTCAAGCCACTATTGATATTACTGTCTCAACACGGGGTGAAGCGCTTCTCGATTCTGATGTCGAAAAAGTACAACATCTTGAAGGCGGGATTTTAAACGAAGTTTATGTCTCTCCTGGCGACTTGGTTTTTAAAGGCCAAAAAATCGCCTTATTGACTTCCAAAGACCGTGTATCCGAATTAAGTTCAACGCAATACGAGATCACTGGATTGCAAATCGAGCAACAAAAATACAATGCCCTAATCAGTAACAGCACACCTAATTTTACCGCTTATATTAATTTTCCAGAGCTGGTCGAAACTCATTCTTTGTCGTGGGAAGAAGAAAGTAATCGTAATCGCTCTAGCGATGAATTGATCTTGCATGACATCAAACACAAACAAAGTTTAATTGCATCAATGCAACGCCGTGTAAAATCATCAAACTCTCAATTAGGACTGATCAAGCAGCAGCTTAAAATTAAGCAACAACTGTTTGATGAAGAAATGGCCTCTTATGTCGATGTACTTAACATGAAAGTTCAGCACATGAACATGGTGAGAGAAATTGAGAATTTACGCGAAGGAATTTTAAACGAAGAGTTTCAATTAGTTCGCCTTGAAAAATTGCTTGATGACACACAAAAAACACGTAGCACAGAGTATTACGCCAAGCTGACTGAAGTGAACAAACAACTCAAAATCAAACTGACTCAATTACCAACCATCAGTGATAAAGTTGATCGTTTATTGGTTTTCTCTCCTGTTGACGGCACTGTTGATAAAGTTAACTATAACTATTTATCCGCCATCATTTCTCCTGGTGACAGTATTGCCGACATTACCCCATTAAAAAACACACTTCATGCTGAAGTCAAAATCCCTCGTAAAGACGTTGGGTTTATCGAAAAAGGGCAAGAAGTAAAACTGAAATTTGATGCTTATAATTTCGCTAAATATGGCGTGATCACCGGCAGTATTTCTTCTATTTCACGCAGTTCTTATGAAGAAAAAGAAGAAGAATATTACCTCGCCAAAATAGACATCACTCAGAACTATTTAGAGCGTAATGGCATTAAATATCATATCTCCCCTTATATGGAATTCACGGCTGACATCAAAACTGGTAACCGAAAAATTATCGATTACGCATTGAAACCCGTAATGGCCGCACTAGATGAATCTTTTGATGAAAGGTAA
- a CDS encoding response regulator — MKRLLQPNTPLIHVLFFITLGIILAQGAYSLREVLSVSDNNESKVQVLLVNKSREILNGISRLNATLEVCTRSDSSCSTAQVQLFTSELSSEIDNFHALIANEKSLASSSGILGFDLIQLYIKKYNRTFDLNELKQSLGVAFTNSTSIIDSLLLNHARLSKEKQDNHLYTLLMLNGSLILVFALYYLLNTKLIRAAHTEKNRISSTFKSISNDLKTIDHDKVKERISNISTSSIEKNIYAKLLSSYDQLEDQKSKTDLYQRLYNLLGYEVRGITNTIQGGVKLLIKDADESGALLAKEIMSATNTLENLADNFNRLSNIDAMSHNKTIHFYHLISELIVLTSTKAKQQSKNIECFVDNAIPLKMYGNQTGLFWLLLLQVSNMISASNQPKILFNATCSSSDRVDKLTIHLTLYLYLDDYDTMKTIDALAWQQAPEKNVTNDELSTHLLNGINNYTAMTQDLGYAQKLHVSFDINTSEYQTHNNRLADKTILLCGASGIQVDVIANTLSNQGANVIIAHTANDIFKSMKRLIANDGIFLTDRIKGITLDSFCKTLKARLTKRNIKLFLSVSNSSDIDDVYNHVDYVFYHPFTPVDFIDNILTTLDSDSGKAEEITSRFLIVEDDKVQQFILNKILTGFEFQSEGVDDGEKALALVKENNFDIIFMDCIMPGMGGMEATSLIRQYEKEHHLPPTTIIGATALTSNKEHKQCIDAGMDYVISKPYKNEEIYAVIKKYMAIRKVG; from the coding sequence ATGAAACGACTTCTTCAACCGAACACTCCTCTTATTCATGTCCTTTTTTTTATCACTCTAGGGATAATATTGGCACAAGGCGCTTACTCTCTTCGTGAAGTATTATCTGTTAGCGATAACAATGAGAGTAAAGTACAAGTACTGTTGGTAAACAAATCAAGAGAGATACTCAATGGCATCAGCCGATTAAATGCCACACTAGAGGTCTGTACCCGAAGTGATTCAAGTTGCAGTACCGCACAAGTGCAATTATTTACTAGCGAACTCTCCTCTGAGATTGATAATTTCCACGCACTTATTGCCAATGAAAAATCCCTCGCCTCATCCAGTGGCATATTGGGGTTTGACCTAATTCAACTTTATATAAAAAAATACAATCGTACTTTTGATTTAAATGAACTCAAACAATCGCTGGGAGTGGCCTTTACAAACAGCACTTCCATCATAGACAGCTTATTACTAAACCACGCCAGATTAAGCAAAGAGAAACAAGATAATCATCTTTATACCTTACTCATGCTAAACGGCAGTTTGATCTTAGTGTTTGCTCTTTATTACTTGTTGAACACCAAATTAATACGTGCGGCTCATACCGAAAAGAATCGCATATCAAGCACATTTAAAAGCATTTCTAATGATTTAAAAACCATTGACCACGATAAAGTAAAAGAGCGTATTTCCAATATATCTACCAGTAGTATTGAAAAAAACATCTATGCCAAACTGCTCTCTAGCTACGACCAACTTGAAGACCAAAAATCAAAAACCGATTTATATCAACGACTGTATAATTTATTAGGTTATGAGGTTCGTGGCATCACAAATACAATTCAAGGTGGTGTGAAACTGTTAATTAAAGACGCCGATGAAAGCGGCGCGTTATTAGCAAAAGAAATAATGTCAGCAACAAATACACTTGAAAACCTAGCAGATAACTTTAATCGTCTCTCAAACATTGATGCCATGAGTCATAATAAGACCATTCACTTCTACCATTTAATCAGTGAATTAATCGTCTTAACATCAACCAAAGCCAAGCAACAATCAAAGAATATCGAGTGCTTTGTTGATAATGCTATCCCACTAAAAATGTACGGTAACCAAACTGGTTTATTTTGGTTATTACTACTGCAAGTTTCAAATATGATCTCTGCGTCTAACCAACCAAAGATCTTATTTAATGCAACCTGTAGCAGTTCTGACCGTGTCGATAAACTCACCATACATTTGACTCTGTACTTGTACTTAGACGATTACGACACCATGAAAACCATTGATGCGTTAGCGTGGCAGCAAGCACCAGAGAAAAACGTGACTAACGATGAATTGTCTACTCATCTATTGAATGGCATTAATAACTACACCGCCATGACACAAGATTTAGGCTATGCTCAAAAACTGCATGTTTCTTTCGATATCAATACCTCAGAATATCAAACGCACAATAATCGCTTAGCAGATAAAACGATTCTTCTTTGTGGTGCTTCCGGTATTCAAGTCGATGTCATTGCCAATACCTTGTCCAATCAAGGGGCGAATGTGATTATTGCTCACACCGCTAATGATATTTTCAAATCAATGAAACGATTAATCGCCAACGATGGCATTTTCTTAACCGATAGAATTAAAGGCATTACCCTTGATTCCTTCTGTAAGACCTTAAAAGCACGATTAACCAAGCGAAACATTAAACTCTTCTTATCGGTTTCAAATTCATCTGACATTGATGATGTATACAATCATGTTGATTACGTGTTCTATCACCCATTCACCCCAGTTGATTTCATCGATAATATTCTAACGACGCTCGACAGTGACTCAGGAAAAGCAGAAGAGATCACCAGCCGATTCTTAATTGTCGAAGATGACAAAGTACAACAATTCATCTTAAACAAAATTCTAACCGGCTTCGAGTTCCAAAGTGAAGGCGTTGATGACGGAGAGAAAGCCTTAGCTTTAGTAAAAGAAAATAACTTCGATATTATCTTTATGGATTGCATTATGCCGGGGATGGGTGGCATGGAAGCAACATCGTTAATTCGTCAATACGAAAAAGAGCACCATTTACCACCAACCACAATCATCGGTGCTACCGCATTAACCAGTAATAAAGAACATAAACAATGTATTGATGCAGGAATGGATTACGTCATCAGTAAACCGTACAAAAACGAAGAGATCTATGCTGTCATTAAGAAGTACATGGCCATAAGGAAAGTAGGCTAA
- a CDS encoding Hpt domain-containing protein, which translates to MINIDMLEEMFGGDKEITQQLFELYLSENSTMGNTILEQYEANDLPTLFHTTHTLSGALGNLCEMDILPAIKEIEAATKTSNQPNKETINTVIEGLNEIKEQMESYLSR; encoded by the coding sequence GTGATTAATATAGATATGTTAGAAGAAATGTTTGGCGGAGATAAAGAGATCACTCAGCAATTGTTTGAACTCTATCTTTCTGAAAATTCAACAATGGGCAATACCATATTAGAACAATATGAAGCCAATGACTTACCAACACTTTTCCATACAACTCATACCCTTTCTGGCGCATTAGGGAACTTATGTGAGATGGATATTCTTCCGGCTATTAAAGAAATTGAAGCCGCAACGAAAACGAGTAATCAGCCGAACAAAGAAACAATCAATACTGTGATTGAAGGGCTAAATGAAATCAAAGAACAAATGGAAAGTTATCTTTCTCGGTAA